One genomic segment of Sediminispirochaeta bajacaliforniensis DSM 16054 includes these proteins:
- the ftsA gene encoding cell division protein FtsA, with protein sequence MPVDDMIVGLDIGTTKVCAVIGEFDENNRLQITGVGTSPSEGLRRGVVINIESTMRSVTSAIEAAEMMSGREVLHLVTGIAGAHIEGINSRGVVAVTGKGREINREDIGRVIDAAKAIVIPMDREVIHVIPQEFVVDDQGGIKDPLDMIGIRLEAEVHIVTGSVTSAQNLLKCVNRAGFRVKDIVLQPLAAAGAVLTEEEKEMGVLLIDLGGGTTDILVYIDGAPYHTNVLALGGGQVTSDLSFMLKIPNEAAERIKRESGVCYLPLVDKDEDVVIRGIGGWPSVTVQRREVCKIIQPRMAEIYNLVKEQLVKKDYLRHLGGGVVLTGGGAMIPGAAELAQEIFGRRARVGVPTKLGGLSDVYQTPIYSTAVGLVLYEAAQIQSEGGASVSPRRSGSGMMAKLKNWMKEFF encoded by the coding sequence TTGCCGGTTGATGATATGATCGTTGGGCTTGATATCGGGACGACCAAAGTGTGTGCCGTTATCGGCGAATTCGATGAAAATAACCGGCTCCAGATCACCGGAGTTGGAACAAGTCCTTCGGAGGGACTGCGCCGGGGAGTCGTTATCAATATCGAATCGACAATGCGGTCGGTGACCTCCGCGATTGAAGCCGCCGAGATGATGAGCGGTCGCGAGGTGCTGCATTTGGTTACCGGCATTGCCGGTGCGCACATCGAGGGCATCAACTCACGGGGCGTTGTTGCGGTCACCGGTAAGGGACGGGAGATCAACCGTGAGGATATTGGGCGCGTTATCGATGCGGCCAAGGCGATCGTCATCCCCATGGATCGTGAGGTGATTCATGTTATCCCGCAGGAGTTTGTCGTAGATGACCAGGGGGGGATCAAGGATCCTCTGGACATGATTGGCATTCGACTGGAGGCGGAGGTCCATATTGTTACCGGTTCGGTGACCAGCGCCCAGAATTTGCTTAAATGTGTGAACCGTGCCGGTTTTCGGGTGAAGGATATTGTTCTCCAGCCTCTGGCTGCGGCGGGAGCGGTCCTTACCGAAGAAGAAAAAGAGATGGGGGTTCTGCTGATCGATCTTGGGGGGGGGACTACCGATATCCTTGTGTACATCGATGGTGCTCCCTACCACACCAACGTACTTGCTCTTGGGGGCGGGCAGGTTACCAGCGATCTCTCCTTTATGCTGAAAATTCCCAACGAGGCAGCCGAACGTATTAAACGGGAATCCGGGGTCTGTTATTTGCCCCTTGTCGACAAGGATGAGGATGTGGTGATTCGCGGTATCGGCGGCTGGCCGTCGGTAACGGTTCAGCGCCGTGAGGTGTGTAAGATCATCCAGCCGAGAATGGCTGAGATCTATAACCTTGTTAAAGAGCAGTTGGTGAAAAAGGATTACCTGCGTCATCTCGGCGGCGGGGTGGTCCTCACCGGCGGCGGGGCAATGATCCCCGGTGCGGCGGAGCTTGCTCAGGAGATATTCGGAAGACGCGCAAGGGTTGGCGTTCCGACGAAATTGGGCGGGCTTTCCGATGTTTATCAGACGCCGATCTACTCTACTGCGGTGGGCCTTGTCCTTTATGAGGCCGCCCAGATACAGAGTGAGGGAGGAGCTTCCGTCTCCCCGAGAAGAAGCGGAAGCGGTATGATGGCGAAATTGAAAAACTGGATGAAGGAGTTTTTCTAA
- a CDS encoding cell division protein FtsQ/DivIB yields MSSIAYWQDSVRRKNSESANGLEKIFFVVILFLFLVLFGELCFHFVISPRLVVNDITIHVGRSFPLSDSEILSIAGIDSGGSYLAIDPQIVARKLESVPFIAKAAVEKKFPGSLSISITERVPVASTIAELDGRSVPLFVSADGVLFPYPGKESSGMPVLSGIEIPKLSGRMFVPSALVSFLSDLEKVRNTSPELYRLISELKFIKKNGDDYEVLLFPAHRKVRVRIGTSIDEQLLTYIMMVLDVVSQQNMVDKLDEIDFRTGEVVYKIREE; encoded by the coding sequence ATGAGCAGCATTGCCTATTGGCAGGATTCGGTTAGAAGAAAAAACAGCGAATCCGCCAACGGACTTGAAAAGATCTTCTTTGTCGTTATCCTCTTTCTGTTTTTGGTTCTATTCGGGGAGTTGTGTTTTCACTTTGTCATTTCTCCCCGCCTGGTGGTGAATGATATCACTATCCATGTCGGACGTTCCTTTCCTCTTTCCGATTCCGAGATACTTTCGATAGCCGGTATCGATTCCGGAGGCTCTTATCTTGCCATCGATCCGCAAATTGTGGCGCGAAAACTTGAATCCGTGCCCTTTATTGCTAAGGCGGCTGTGGAGAAAAAGTTTCCCGGTTCCCTTTCGATTTCCATCACCGAGCGTGTTCCCGTCGCCTCCACCATTGCCGAGCTTGACGGACGGAGTGTTCCACTGTTTGTATCTGCAGACGGAGTCTTGTTTCCTTATCCTGGTAAGGAGAGTTCGGGGATGCCGGTGCTCTCCGGTATTGAGATTCCGAAGTTATCGGGGCGAATGTTCGTTCCTTCCGCACTTGTCTCTTTTCTTTCGGATCTGGAAAAGGTAAGAAATACTTCTCCTGAGCTCTACCGGTTGATATCTGAGCTAAAATTCATTAAAAAGAACGGTGATGATTACGAAGTGCTGCTCTTTCCCGCACACAGGAAAGTTAGGGTTCGAATTGGGACTTCCATCGATGAGCAGCTGCTGACCTATATAATGATGGTTCTCGACGTGGTGTCGCAACAGAACATGGTTGATAAACTTGATGAGATCGATTTCCGGACGGGGGAAGTGGTCTACAAGATTAGGGAGGAGTGA
- the ftsW gene encoding putative lipid II flippase FtsW, which yields MNGLFAAEKIERKNSDFILLVLMLLLAGIGIAALYSASYFYAERAFGNPRHFLDRHLVFLVIGLVLAVVSSRLSLDFWEKSVPLILVGTLFLMVLTFIPGIGREIMGARRWILLGGNSFQPSELVKLAVVLYVARIMSKKEHRLDDFGNAVLPPLLLVGGFTALIYLQNDFSTAAFVLLVALIMFFVAGVRLIHFFFLFITIFPILAMLLFTKEHRVRRLLAFLDPYGDPVGTGYQVLASQTALSRGHLWGSGLGMGTKKLGGLPEAHSDFVFAVFGEETGFLGVLFVIALFTAFAVRGYMTAFKIRDKSGFGFYLVFGLTSVIFYQALLNMAVVCGLVPATGLPLPLFSNGGSSVLVTMMMCGIILGVSREAELDRSLRS from the coding sequence ATGAACGGGCTCTTTGCAGCGGAAAAGATCGAACGAAAAAACAGTGACTTTATCCTCCTCGTGCTCATGCTGCTGCTTGCCGGCATTGGAATCGCGGCGCTTTATTCGGCTTCCTATTTCTATGCGGAACGAGCCTTCGGCAATCCTCGACATTTTTTGGACCGCCATCTTGTGTTCCTCGTTATAGGCTTGGTCCTTGCCGTAGTTTCTTCCCGGCTTTCTCTTGATTTCTGGGAGAAAAGTGTCCCCCTTATTCTTGTCGGAACACTTTTTCTCATGGTGCTTACCTTCATTCCCGGCATCGGCAGGGAAATCATGGGGGCCCGACGCTGGATTCTTCTCGGCGGCAATTCTTTTCAACCTTCGGAGCTTGTCAAGCTTGCCGTAGTGCTCTATGTGGCACGAATCATGAGTAAAAAGGAACACCGTCTCGACGATTTCGGCAATGCAGTCCTGCCTCCTCTCCTTTTGGTTGGAGGCTTTACCGCACTGATCTATTTACAGAACGATTTTTCCACAGCGGCCTTTGTCCTTCTGGTCGCCCTCATCATGTTTTTTGTTGCAGGAGTCAGGCTGATTCACTTTTTCTTCCTCTTTATCACGATTTTTCCGATTCTTGCCATGCTTTTGTTTACCAAGGAACATCGGGTGCGAAGACTTCTTGCCTTCCTTGATCCCTACGGCGACCCTGTGGGAACGGGATACCAGGTCCTTGCCTCTCAAACGGCCCTCAGCCGTGGACACTTGTGGGGAAGCGGGCTCGGTATGGGAACAAAAAAGCTTGGTGGGCTTCCCGAGGCTCATTCTGATTTTGTTTTTGCCGTGTTTGGAGAAGAGACGGGGTTTCTCGGCGTTCTTTTCGTTATAGCACTTTTTACCGCCTTTGCGGTTCGCGGCTATATGACCGCTTTCAAAATACGGGATAAAAGCGGTTTCGGTTTTTACCTTGTGTTCGGCCTTACATCCGTTATTTTTTATCAGGCACTGCTGAACATGGCGGTGGTGTGCGGATTAGTTCCCGCGACGGGGCTTCCGCTTCCCCTCTTTTCGAACGGGGGGTCTTCGGTGCTTGTGACCATGATGATGTGTGGTATCATCCTTGGTGTCTCCAGGGAAGCTGAATTGGATAGGAGCTTACGTTCATGA
- the mraY gene encoding phospho-N-acetylmuramoyl-pentapeptide-transferase, with protein sequence MLKELLLPLVSRFSAFNVFQYITFRSAYAAVTALFISFLFGPWLIRKLKKRRAEQVIREDGPATHLSKSGTPTMGGLMILLSLSVSVLLWQDISNSFTWIALISLLGFGLIGFVDDYLKIFRKSSEGLQARFKFSAQVLLSLLIMVVLYLNGNAHTTLLYLPFLKNPVLDMGLFYIPFGMLILVGTSNAVNLTDGLDGLASGLILLVGLSFAAISYISGRADFAAYLQIPYLPESAELTVLCFALAGASIGFLWYNAHPAEIFMGDTGSLSLGGVIGVIALMTKKEILLVIIGGVFVLEALSVIIQVVFFKLRGKRVFRMAPLHHHFEKKGWDETKVVVRFWILGGLFTILSLSTLKIQ encoded by the coding sequence ATGCTTAAAGAATTGTTACTACCTTTGGTTTCCCGCTTTTCCGCCTTTAATGTATTTCAGTACATCACCTTTAGAAGTGCCTATGCAGCGGTAACCGCCCTTTTTATCTCTTTTCTTTTCGGTCCCTGGCTTATCAGAAAATTGAAAAAACGCAGGGCGGAGCAGGTGATCAGAGAAGATGGCCCTGCTACCCATCTTTCGAAGAGCGGTACGCCGACCATGGGCGGTTTGATGATTCTTCTTTCTCTCTCTGTTTCAGTACTTCTCTGGCAGGATATCAGCAATAGTTTCACCTGGATTGCTTTAATATCGCTTCTCGGATTTGGGCTTATCGGATTCGTTGACGATTATCTGAAAATCTTTCGCAAAAGTTCCGAAGGTCTGCAGGCGCGTTTTAAATTTTCCGCTCAAGTGCTTCTTTCTTTACTTATTATGGTGGTGCTCTACCTGAACGGTAATGCGCATACCACACTTTTGTATTTACCCTTTTTAAAGAATCCTGTTTTGGATATGGGACTCTTTTATATTCCCTTTGGGATGTTGATTTTGGTGGGGACCAGCAATGCGGTCAATCTTACCGATGGGCTCGACGGCCTTGCTTCCGGACTGATCCTTCTGGTAGGGCTTTCCTTTGCCGCCATCAGCTATATCTCGGGGCGGGCCGATTTTGCCGCCTACCTTCAGATTCCCTATTTGCCGGAGAGTGCGGAACTTACGGTACTCTGCTTTGCCCTTGCGGGTGCAAGCATCGGTTTCCTCTGGTATAACGCACACCCTGCCGAGATTTTTATGGGTGATACCGGCAGCCTCTCATTAGGAGGGGTCATCGGTGTCATTGCGCTTATGACAAAAAAAGAGATTTTACTGGTGATCATCGGAGGTGTCTTTGTCCTTGAAGCGCTTTCGGTCATTATTCAGGTGGTTTTTTTCAAGCTTCGAGGGAAGCGGGTGTTTCGCATGGCCCCACTTCATCACCATTTTGAAAAGAAGGGCTGGGACGAAACAAAGGTCGTCGTCAGGTTCTGGATCCTCGGAGGGCTGTTTACCATTCTCAGCCTCTCGACCTTGAAGATTCAGTAG
- a CDS encoding UDP-N-acetylmuramoyl-tripeptide--D-alanyl-D-alanine ligase, producing the protein MDKKTEGFSAREAAAVIGAVVFSPSEKKTVTIDGIAIDSRNVKPGNLFVALEGERADGHHYLSEAVRAGAPAVLVDHKKSACVEGGWATFATHSGLVVMAVEDPLVALQRLSRWWIDRFDSLVRIAVTGSSGKTTTKELLGSVLSMKAPTVVNPGNLNSEIGLPLALFGVGPADYFGVFELGINRIGEMELLSSLYHPQHLLITNIGTAHSGPLGGKEGVFREKTKVFAHMQGEGFVFYPEDDDRIDALKNRYPSLTFRPYGPATLTGLETVEDLGTEGWLLRYRGVSIHYPLLGQHNLRNGCGVIALAFELGVSPELIGAALSAAVPVTGRCRLLRGPISVLDDCYNANLDSSERVFEYIASLPWDGRKIIVFGSMKELGPSSLDAHRAAGQAIAASGVDAVFLYGEETSESFREISEQGSMSQILHFSENQFDELSEKLLAFVREGDLVLLKGSRTMGLERLIPLLQHEEKESLHA; encoded by the coding sequence ATGGATAAAAAAACGGAAGGCTTTTCAGCCCGGGAGGCTGCCGCCGTTATCGGTGCTGTAGTCTTTTCCCCCTCCGAGAAAAAAACTGTTACGATCGACGGTATCGCCATCGATTCCCGGAATGTGAAACCCGGGAATCTTTTTGTCGCTCTGGAGGGGGAACGTGCGGATGGTCACCATTATCTTTCCGAAGCTGTTCGGGCTGGTGCTCCCGCCGTATTGGTTGATCACAAAAAAAGTGCTTGTGTCGAAGGGGGGTGGGCGACCTTTGCAACGCACTCCGGACTTGTCGTTATGGCAGTCGAAGATCCTCTTGTTGCTCTACAACGGCTTTCCCGCTGGTGGATCGACCGCTTCGATAGCCTTGTTCGGATAGCAGTGACCGGAAGCAGCGGTAAAACCACGACAAAGGAGCTTCTTGGTTCGGTTTTGTCGATGAAGGCTCCCACTGTGGTAAATCCGGGGAACCTCAACTCGGAGATTGGGTTACCATTGGCACTCTTCGGAGTTGGCCCTGCCGATTATTTTGGTGTTTTTGAGCTTGGTATCAATCGAATCGGTGAGATGGAGCTGCTTTCCTCGCTCTACCATCCTCAGCATCTTCTTATTACCAATATCGGTACCGCACATAGCGGTCCTCTCGGCGGTAAGGAGGGTGTCTTTCGGGAAAAGACAAAGGTTTTTGCGCACATGCAGGGAGAGGGCTTTGTCTTTTATCCCGAAGATGATGACCGTATCGATGCGCTGAAAAATCGGTACCCCTCTCTTACCTTTCGCCCGTATGGCCCTGCCACCCTTACCGGACTCGAGACTGTTGAAGATCTTGGGACGGAAGGATGGCTCCTTCGGTACCGTGGGGTCTCGATTCACTATCCCCTCCTTGGGCAGCACAACCTGCGAAATGGCTGTGGCGTTATCGCCCTTGCTTTCGAACTTGGGGTATCTCCCGAGCTTATAGGCGCTGCCTTATCGGCTGCTGTTCCCGTTACCGGAAGATGCCGCCTGCTTCGTGGGCCAATTTCCGTTCTTGATGATTGTTATAACGCAAATCTCGATTCCTCCGAACGGGTTTTTGAATATATCGCATCACTACCGTGGGACGGACGCAAGATTATTGTCTTCGGCTCAATGAAAGAGCTTGGTCCCTCAAGCCTTGACGCTCATCGGGCAGCGGGGCAAGCCATTGCCGCTTCCGGTGTCGATGCTGTTTTCCTGTACGGAGAGGAAACGTCGGAGAGCTTTCGGGAAATCTCAGAACAGGGAAGCATGTCGCAAATCCTTCATTTTTCCGAAAATCAATTTGATGAACTTTCCGAAAAGCTTCTTGCTTTTGTAAGGGAGGGCGACCTTGTCCTGCTTAAGGGAAGCAGAACAATGGGACTTGAACGATTGATACCCCTTTTGCAGCACGAGGAAAAGGAGTCTCTCCATGCTTAA
- a CDS encoding FtsB/FtsL family cell division protein encodes MNNKRVFILLIAAALPVSAFLLVDQVYRYDHLMGQVEMLHARQTELFEENKRTVVNIAILRAPERIDRIARELGLKKGSGRSLLEIKLPSIRRASDG; translated from the coding sequence ATGAACAACAAACGGGTATTTATTTTATTGATTGCGGCTGCGTTGCCCGTGTCTGCATTTTTGCTGGTGGATCAGGTCTATCGCTACGACCATCTGATGGGACAGGTCGAAATGCTCCATGCACGCCAGACCGAGCTGTTTGAAGAGAATAAAAGAACCGTTGTCAATATTGCCATTCTACGGGCCCCGGAACGAATCGATCGTATTGCCCGGGAACTGGGCCTGAAAAAAGGAAGCGGTCGATCGCTTTTGGAAATAAAATTGCCTTCCATACGGAGGGCTTCAGATGGATAA
- the rsmH gene encoding 16S rRNA (cytosine(1402)-N(4))-methyltransferase RsmH yields MDIVHRSVMSEEAFHYLSPTLDKGLLVDCTLGEGGHSELFLSRLPGCRIVGLDADEKILEVARQRLAPFGERVRLFNTWFNVFFRDYPLGDERPDAVLFDLGISVFHYERSGRGFSFREDEPLDMRLEAHLEQSAADIINTYPENELADLIFRFGEERLSRRFASAIVARRQSKPFATTKELEEVIWTASPQSYRHGRIHPATRTFQALRIAVNGELARLESALGDAFARLRPGGMMGVISFHSLEDRIVKHFFLDKKKGCISSSGAPIDSDRGVTAAEILTKKPLRPTEEEVRGNAPSRSAKFRVVRKLIDEDR; encoded by the coding sequence ATGGATATTGTTCATCGGTCGGTAATGTCGGAGGAGGCCTTTCATTATCTCTCTCCGACCCTTGACAAGGGATTGCTTGTTGATTGCACCCTCGGGGAGGGGGGGCATAGCGAGCTGTTTCTTTCCCGGCTTCCGGGTTGCCGGATTGTCGGACTGGATGCCGATGAGAAGATTCTGGAAGTTGCCAGACAGCGGCTTGCGCCCTTTGGGGAAAGGGTGCGTTTGTTCAACACCTGGTTTAATGTTTTCTTCCGGGATTATCCACTGGGAGATGAACGTCCCGACGCCGTTTTGTTCGATCTTGGTATTTCTGTTTTTCATTATGAGAGATCGGGCAGGGGGTTTTCCTTCCGAGAGGATGAGCCTCTTGATATGCGGCTTGAAGCACACCTTGAGCAGTCGGCTGCGGATATTATCAACACATATCCGGAGAACGAGCTGGCCGATCTTATATTCCGTTTTGGGGAAGAGCGTTTGTCGCGACGTTTTGCTTCCGCTATTGTGGCCCGACGACAAAGTAAACCCTTTGCCACAACCAAAGAACTCGAAGAGGTTATTTGGACGGCATCACCCCAGTCGTACCGGCATGGCCGGATTCATCCCGCAACCAGAACATTTCAGGCCCTTCGTATTGCGGTTAATGGTGAGCTTGCCAGGCTGGAATCGGCCTTGGGCGATGCTTTTGCCAGATTGCGACCCGGCGGCATGATGGGTGTGATAAGCTTTCATTCCCTGGAAGACCGGATTGTGAAGCACTTCTTTTTGGATAAAAAGAAAGGGTGCATATCCTCTTCAGGCGCGCCGATAGATAGTGATAGGGGAGTAACTGCGGCTGAAATTCTGACAAAGAAGCCGTTACGCCCGACGGAAGAGGAAGTGAGGGGCAATGCACCGTCGAGAAGTGCCAAATTTCGTGTTGTCCGGAAGTTGATCGATGAGGATAGATAG
- the mraZ gene encoding division/cell wall cluster transcriptional repressor MraZ gives MFMGEYRNSIDEKGRLMIPSRLRSEVTGNVVVVTRGVDTCLWLFPPEQWKKIAHSIMGSSSLFKSKTRLLQRRIIAPAQECEIDRSGRITIPPTLRDSAGIELKKEAVILGIDSYLEVWDTDAYRSYLDESESEFLAAAEELGDVLATPSE, from the coding sequence ATGTTCATGGGGGAATATCGAAACTCCATAGACGAGAAGGGACGACTCATGATTCCCTCGCGTCTTCGGTCAGAGGTGACCGGCAATGTGGTCGTTGTAACCCGCGGTGTCGACACCTGCCTTTGGCTCTTTCCCCCGGAGCAGTGGAAAAAGATTGCCCATTCGATCATGGGCTCGTCGTCGCTGTTTAAATCCAAGACGCGATTGCTGCAGCGGCGCATCATCGCTCCCGCTCAGGAGTGCGAGATAGACCGTTCCGGAAGAATCACCATTCCGCCCACCTTGCGGGATTCTGCCGGAATAGAATTGAAGAAGGAGGCGGTCATACTGGGAATCGATTCTTATCTTGAGGTATGGGATACCGATGCCTATCGTTCCTACCTCGATGAAAGCGAAAGCGAATTCCTCGCTGCAGCTGAAGAGCTTGGCGATGTACTCGCAACGCCCTCGGAGTGA